Within Candidatus Poribacteria bacterium, the genomic segment TCAGTCTCTACACCGAGGACGAGACACGAGTTGACGAGTCTGCCGTCGAGGATGACACTGCAAGCCCCACAATTTCCGTTGTTGCATCCCTCTTTAGCACCTGTAAGGTAGAGTTCATCCCTGAGAACTTCGAGAAGGCTTTGCCGGGATTCGCAGAGAAATTCTACTGTTTCGCCATTGATAGTGGTTTGAACGTGCGATTTTCTCGCCATAGTATAGTTCCTTTCACGTTTTAATTTTACCTTGCGGATAAGTGTCAGTGGTTTGTATCCTGACGTTTTTCGTGTTAGAGTCGCCCTCCACTTCGTTACGGGCTTGGGTTTCGATTAAAACGCAGACGCACAGTCTACGCTACAAAGGTTCAAAACTCATGATTTCCTGCAACAACAGTGCCGAGGGATCCAAGAAATGCACCCCAAAGTCCTAACGACCTTTGTTCCCCGCAAAGTATAATCTAAAAAATCAACAAAATCTATGATACGTCTCGGATTCTCTGGATGGCACCGTTGAGTGCGCGTCGCGTCAGCACACCGACGAGGTGTGTCCGCTGCTCGGCAGTCCCACGCATATCGCTAATCGGGCGTGCGATGGCTTGCGCAGCTTGTGCGGCATCATCAATCGCGGCATCAGAAACCTCGCGACCTGCGAGTAGCGCGCTCGCTTCTTCAGCAAAGAGTGGCGTCGGGGCAACAGCAGCGAGTGCGATACGGGCAGAGACGATTGTCTGTTTCGCAGCATCAAGCGTCACAGATGCTCCGGCACCAACGACAGCGATATCCATCTCATTACGTGGGATAAACCGGAGATAGAAAGAACTGGAATTACTTGCGGGTGCTGGTATCTTCAGAGAGACGAGCATCTCGCCGGTTTCCAGAGCGGTTTGACCGGGAGCTGTGCAGAACTGTTCGACAGGTAGTTCACGCTCGCCCTTGGGACCGGCAATGACACAGGTAGTGCCGAGTACAATTAGCGGCGGTATGCAATCCGCAGCGGGTGAGGCGTTACACAAATTACCTCCAACCCCCGCGCGCCCTTGGATGGCGGTGCCGCCAATAATTTTGGTTGCATCGATTAAACCGGGATAGGCATCACAGATGGCATCAACAGCGTAAATTTTATAACATTCGACTGCAGCACCGAGTGTTAAGCCGGTGTTTGCATCGTAATCCAAGACGTTCACCTCTGGAATGGATTTGACATCAATCATCAAGCCAACGTCTCGACGTCCCTCCCGGACATTAACGATGAGGTCGGTCCCACCCGCCAAGATGCGAGCCTTTTCTCCGTTTTCATCAAGCAGTGCAACGGCTTCCGACAGCGTTTGCGCGGAAACATAGGAAAAATCTTGCATGAACGGAATCTCCTTTCATTAATTATTAAGTGGAATTCACACTTTATAAAAAGTTGGGGGCTGAGGCGCGGAGACCCCGCCACAGATATTGGTATTTACAAGACAGGTTTTAGAGATATTTATTTTGAACTTTACTATATCAAAAATTCGGTTTTAAGGCAAGTTTTTTATCTCTTGGAGGGGCATATCTCAGCAATTAACATGTCTAAATTCACAAACTTAACCTGGATGCCGTTGTAATTGCTTGTGAAAGAACGATCTATATCGTGTGCCACGACGAAATTCTCGCCGTCCGGATATTGCTTACGAAATGTAAGTAGGGAACGAGGTGAAAATCCAGAGGCAGCCCACTTGCACTCGATAGCAATTGGTAGACCCCGTGCACGTGTGAGTACAAAATCGACCTATTGTCCCCTCTTGTTACGCCAATAGCGAATATCGTGGGATTGCGTATGTGCCATAATTTCATTGAGAACAAAGTGTTCCCACAATGAACCGAGATCGTCTTGTCGGAGTTGCGACCACCCTCGATAATAACAGACGAATCCGGTGTCGAAACCGTAGACTTTCGGTGCAGCGACAATCTCAGTTGCGCGGCGAGAACTGAACGGACGGATGACATGCACGACGAAGGTCGCCTCCAGAATAGAGAGATAATTTGATATGGTAGTCCGACTCACCTCACACGGACGTGCGAAACGGGAGGCTTCAAAAACGCCACCGCTCTGAGCCATGAGAAGTTCAGTAAATCTCTGAAAGGAGTAGCGGCGCTCAAGTCGAAAAAGTTCCTGGATATCTTTTGCCCAATAAGCATCTATCCATTCTTGGAAATCAGGTTCGGGAAGTTCAGCCTCAAGGAAAAACGGGGGCAGTCCGCCGTGCAGCAGACGATGGTGAAGGTCGATTCGATTGCGCCAAAATTCTCTATCTACCATATATTTATAGTAGCATACAGTGTACCATTTATCAAGTCCGTTTGCATATAGTAGCATTTTCTTGCTGTACAGCATGCGCGCTCGGATTAAAAAACGAATCCCGAACGCTTTGATTTCAATCAAGAACTTCAAGGGAAATCCGCAGAAATACCCAAGCAAAAACACCAATATTTGTTAGTAGCAACTTGGGTTATAAATATTTCTGGCGAGGTTAGGAAACCTCGCCAGTGGAGAAAGGACGAACTAAACCTGTTCAACGCTCAAGGTTGCGGGTTCGCCGTTGAGTTTCTGGGCGAGAGTGAAGGCGTTTTCGCCCGGTGTGTTTACGACAGCCGTCGTGAGGGTCTCGCGGAGGATATAGTCTTGATGTGTCTGAAACGCTTCATCTACAAGCGGAGACGTATCACTGAGGCTGAGGTTAATCCGATCAGAGACGTTGAAATCGGCTTCCTTCCGCATATTCTGGATTTTATTGACGAACTCACGTGCTAACCCTTCAAGCGTCAACTCGTGTGTCAATTCCGTTGACAATGCGACGAATTTCTTCGCATCCGCTTCCACAAAGAAACCCTCCCGATTCTGGGTTTGCACATCAACTTCGGACGGCTCAAGCATGTATGTATCTCCCGACGCTTCAATCTGTAAACTGCCCTCGGCTTCCAACTCCGCTTTCAATGCTGCAGCGTCTGCGGCGGCGAATGCTTTAGCGATGGCTTGCACACCCTTGCCGTATTTGGGTCCCAATACCTTGAAGTTGGGTTTGAGTGTCACCTGTGCGAAAGCGTCCAAGTTCTCTGTGAAGGCGATCGCTTTGACATTGAGTTCATCGTGGATGAGGTCTGCCAAACGATTCACGGTTGCTTTCTCTGCGTCAGAGAGTCCACCGAGCGTGATCTCTGCCAAGGGTTGGCGTGTCTTAATACCGGAACGGTTGCGAGCGGCATGCCCCATGCTAATCACATCACGTGTGAAATCCATATCTGCTTCTAACTGAGCATCTCTGAGTGCGGCATCCGAAACCGGATATTCCGAGAGATGCACACTTGGCGGTGCCTCAGTATCCAACGAACAGACCAAGTTACGATAGAGTTCATCCGCCAAAAATGGAACGAAGGGTGCGGCGAGTTTCGCAACGGTTACGAGTACCTCATACAGTGTGGCATAGGCGGCATGCTTGTCAGGTCCGGCTTCCGCGCCCCAGAAGCGATCGCGAGAACGACGGACATACCAGTTGCTGAGATCGTCCACAAACGCCTCAATAACGCGCGGTGCATTCGTGAGATGATAGTTTTCCATCTCGTCGCGCGCCCTGTCGATGAGAGTATGGAGACGAGACAAAATCCATCTGTCTACCGTTGCGCGTTCCGAGACAGGCGGCACATCTCGCAGGACATCGACCTGCTCGAGGTTGGCATACATGACGAAGAAACTATAGACGTTCTGTAGGGTTCCCATGAACTTCTTCAACGCTTCATCAATACCCTCCATTTTGAAAGCGCGGGGTGTCCACGGCGTGGTTGCGGTGAACATATACCAGCGCATCGCATCCGCGCCCTGCTCGTTCAGAATTGTCCACGGATCTATCGTGTTGCCTCGGCTCTTACTCATCTTTTGACCGTCGGGTCCCATAATTAGCTCAAGACAGAGGCAGTTTTTGTAGGCGGGTTTGTCGTAGAGGAGCGTCCCTGTCGCTAAGAGACTGTAGAACCAGCCACGGGTCTGATCGATGGCTTCGGAGATGAAATCGGCGGGATACGCCTGCTCCAGCATCTCCTTGTTTTCAAAGGGATAGTGCCACTGTGCCGTGTGTGCACAACCGGAGTCAAACCAGCAATCAATGACGTCTTGCACGCGATGCATTGTGCCGCCGCATTTCTCGCACGCGAGGATAACTTCGTCTACATAAGGACGGTGCAGCTCAATATCATCTGGCACATCGGTCCCGAGTTCCTTCAATTCAGCAATACTACCGACACAATGCGGATGTCCACAATCGTCACATACCCAGACGGGCAAAGGCGTGCCCCAATAACGTTCACGGCTCAACCCCCAGTCGATATTGTTTTCCAACCAATTGCCGAAACGTCCGTCCTTGATATGTTCCGGGTACCAGTTGATTTGCTGATTGTGCTGATGCATCTGATCTCGGATGGCGGTTGTTCGAATAAACCACGATTCGCGGGCATAATAGAGCAAGGGGGTATCACACCGCCAACAGAACGGATATTGGTGTGTATACTCAGCCGCCTTAAATAACAATCCACGTCCGTCTAAGTTTTCGATGATTTTCGGATCAGCGTCTTTAACGTATTCACCCGCCCACACGTCTTTAACTTCCGGGACAAATCTACCGTCGGGACCGACCAATTGCACGAGCGGCAGACCGTATTTCTGCCCGATGTCATAGTCATCTTGTCCGAAAGCGGGAGCGATATGAACCAAGCCACTCCCCTCTGTCGTCGTTACGAAATCACCAGTGACGATGTAGTGGGATCTTTCCGGATGCTGTCCGCCATCAAACAGTGGTTCGTATTCCCACTCTTGGAGATCCCTGCCTTTATAGTTTTCGACGATTTGTGGGGGTTCATCCCCGAATAAACTCGGTATACACTCTTTTGCGAGAATGAGATGCCGTCCGTCGGCTTCTTCAACGGCGACGTAATCGTAATCTTCACCGACAGCGACAGCGACGTTAGAAGGCAAGGTCCACGGGGTCGTCGTCCAGACGAGGAGGTAAGTATTCTCTTTATTTTTCAGTGGGAAACGGACAAAGATAGACGGATCGGCGACCTCTTGGTAACCGAGTGCGACTTCGTGGCTCGCTAAGGTTGTGCCGCACCGATAGCAATACGGTTGGACTTTATGCCCTTGATAGAGGAGTTCTTTGTCCCACGCTTGCCGAAGGACCCACCAGACGCTTTCAATGTAATCGTTCGACAGCGTGATATAGGCTTCATCGAGATTGACCCAGAATCCGATGCGTTCGGTCATCTGTCGCCAATCCTGCTCGTATTGGAAGACGTTCTCCTTACATTTTTCGATAAAGTTCTGAACGCCGTAAGCCTCCAATTCGGCTTTGTTTGTAATATTGAGTTGCTTTTCGACCTGATATTCAACGGGAAGTCCGTGCGTGTCCCAGCCAGCTTTACGGTGGACGTAGTGCCCTGTCATCGTCTTGTAACGGCAGACGGCATCTTTCATGATACGCGCGAGGACGTGATGCACGCCGGGCGGAGCGTTCGCAAACGGGGGTCCTTCAAGAAAAACAAACGGTGGCGCGTCTTTGTATATCTCCATACTCTTCTGAAAGATGTCGTTTTCACGCCAAAATTCCAAGATCTGTTTTTCCCTTTCAGCAAACGTGAATTGGGATGATACCTCTTTAAACATTTTATCACCAAGCGTTCGATTAGAGCGGTTTTTCATGTGACGTCTCCTCGGTGTAAGCCGTTTTCCCTCAATGAAGATAAAAAATTAACTGTGTACTGTATGTACTGATTGTCTGAATCAGGGTTTTCAGGATTCAAGGATTTTCAGGATTAGAGATACTCCTTGATTGAAAATCGTTCTTTGTCGTATTACCTAATTAATTTCCTATGTATTTACAAAAAAAAACACCCTCACTGAAATCGTCTGCTTCAGTGATGGGCGTTGTAATAGAAACTTCTTATCTGTGCGTGATTAGCCCACCACAGCACGACGAATTGCAATAATAATGGATATGGCGCGCGAACCCGTGACAGCCCGAAGGTTGTCTTGATGTAGGGCGTTGTAGCGCAGTAGTTCCTTATATTGCAGCGTCGGTGTCGTAAGCATTTTCCTGTCCACGTCTCGTTTAACAGGTGTGTAATGTCTTTGTAAATGCCATACGTGGCAAAAACTTATCCCTATCAATTATGATACTATATTTCATGAGGGATTGTCAAATGTTTTTTATTCACAGAATTTTAAATCTTGGTTATAATTAACCTGAGTTAGCTCCAAACCATACGTATTAATGCCATAAGCAACAGAAAGGGATGATTATGAAAAGGAAAAGAGATGCGCTGTTACAACAGATTGCTGAGAAGCGTAAGAAATCTACAGTTTTCTTTATCACAGGACGGGCTGACGAACAACCGTTTGGATTCGAGAAAGGACGCACCGAGGTAATAGTATATGCTGAGACAGGGACAGGATTTTTTGTAGAACAGGACAAAATTGTGACGACTGTTGAAGTCCTCGCTGGTACTATTGCAGTCGCTGCAATCCCCGGAGAACGTTTTACGAAGGCGGCCGCCCACAGCACAATTCAGTTGCTCTGTGAAGGCAATCACCGTCAGGTTACCGAGGAAATAGGGGTCAATATTGAAGGCGTTACCGCATTTGATGCGAAAAATAACCTTGTGCTTCTAAAAATTGCCGAGACGGGTGTTCCACTTTCCCTTGAAAACAGTGATAGCGTCCAGATAGGCGAGAAAGTTTATACATTAGGTTATCAAAACGACTTGAGATATAAGGGGACAACTGGCACTCTCGAGGGCAGATACAAAGATGACAAATGGATGCAAATAAAAACCCAGTTTTCCTCTGGGAACGGTGGTAGTCCTCTCCTAAACAGTGAGAGCGAAGTCGTGGGTGTGGTTGCTTATGGTACAGGCTCTGTATTGGGCGGCGATACTGCAACGGTTGCGACTGTAATATCTTCAAACGTGCTTAAGGAATTGCTTGCGCATTCAGGAGAAGTCATGCCTTTGGATCGGTTTCAGAAGCATTCACGGGTCCATGCCTATGC encodes:
- a CDS encoding xanthine dehydrogenase family protein subunit M — translated: MQDFSYVSAQTLSEAVALLDENGEKARILAGGTDLIVNVREGRRDVGLMIDVKSIPEVNVLDYDANTGLTLGAAVECYKIYAVDAICDAYPGLIDATKIIGGTAIQGRAGVGGNLCNASPAADCIPPLIVLGTTCVIAGPKGERELPVEQFCTAPGQTALETGEMLVSLKIPAPASNSSSFYLRFIPRNEMDIAVVGAGASVTLDAAKQTIVSARIALAAVAPTPLFAEEASALLAGREVSDAAIDDAAQAAQAIARPISDMRGTAEQRTHLVGVLTRRALNGAIQRIRDVS
- a CDS encoding isoleucine--tRNA ligase; the encoded protein is MFKEVSSQFTFAEREKQILEFWRENDIFQKSMEIYKDAPPFVFLEGPPFANAPPGVHHVLARIMKDAVCRYKTMTGHYVHRKAGWDTHGLPVEYQVEKQLNITNKAELEAYGVQNFIEKCKENVFQYEQDWRQMTERIGFWVNLDEAYITLSNDYIESVWWVLRQAWDKELLYQGHKVQPYCYRCGTTLASHEVALGYQEVADPSIFVRFPLKNKENTYLLVWTTTPWTLPSNVAVAVGEDYDYVAVEEADGRHLILAKECIPSLFGDEPPQIVENYKGRDLQEWEYEPLFDGGQHPERSHYIVTGDFVTTTEGSGLVHIAPAFGQDDYDIGQKYGLPLVQLVGPDGRFVPEVKDVWAGEYVKDADPKIIENLDGRGLLFKAAEYTHQYPFCWRCDTPLLYYARESWFIRTTAIRDQMHQHNQQINWYPEHIKDGRFGNWLENNIDWGLSRERYWGTPLPVWVCDDCGHPHCVGSIAELKELGTDVPDDIELHRPYVDEVILACEKCGGTMHRVQDVIDCWFDSGCAHTAQWHYPFENKEMLEQAYPADFISEAIDQTRGWFYSLLATGTLLYDKPAYKNCLCLELIMGPDGQKMSKSRGNTIDPWTILNEQGADAMRWYMFTATTPWTPRAFKMEGIDEALKKFMGTLQNVYSFFVMYANLEQVDVLRDVPPVSERATVDRWILSRLHTLIDRARDEMENYHLTNAPRVIEAFVDDLSNWYVRRSRDRFWGAEAGPDKHAAYATLYEVLVTVAKLAAPFVPFLADELYRNLVCSLDTEAPPSVHLSEYPVSDAALRDAQLEADMDFTRDVISMGHAARNRSGIKTRQPLAEITLGGLSDAEKATVNRLADLIHDELNVKAIAFTENLDAFAQVTLKPNFKVLGPKYGKGVQAIAKAFAAADAAALKAELEAEGSLQIEASGDTYMLEPSEVDVQTQNREGFFVEADAKKFVALSTELTHELTLEGLAREFVNKIQNMRKEADFNVSDRINLSLSDTSPLVDEAFQTHQDYILRETLTTAVVNTPGENAFTLAQKLNGEPATLSVEQV
- a CDS encoding tetratricopeptide repeat protein: MKRKRDALLQQIAEKRKKSTVFFITGRADEQPFGFEKGRTEVIVYAETGTGFFVEQDKIVTTVEVLAGTIAVAAIPGERFTKAAAHSTIQLLCEGNHRQVTEEIGVNIEGVTAFDAKNNLVLLKIAETGVPLSLENSDSVQIGEKVYTLGYQNDLRYKGTTGTLEGRYKDDKWMQIKTQFSSGNGGSPLLNSESEVVGVVAYGTGSVLGGDTATVATVISSNVLKELLAHSGEVMPLDRFQKHSRVHAYALEAQATEKAELYDNRGAIKNYNAALKLNPDLVEIYSRRGIVKTRIGDMRGALMDFDKMLRINPEHIFAYNNRASAKAHLEDADGALDDINKAIALDPEYVRGYVNLGGIKLQIAISKMDAEDFVEAEQYYQEAIDAYIKALGLDRKNPIARKHLRDAKRMLKLLKSLNETT
- a CDS encoding DUF4143 domain-containing protein, whose protein sequence is MLLYANGLDKWYTVCYYKYMVDREFWRNRIDLHHRLLHGGLPPFFLEAELPEPDFQEWIDAYWAKDIQELFRLERRYSFQRFTELLMAQSGGVFEASRFARPCEVSRTTISNYLSILEATFVVHVIRPFSSRRATEIVAAPKVYGFDTGFVCYYRGWSQLRQDDLGSLWEHFVLNEIMAHTQSHDIRYWRNKRGQ